AAATGACGTTATTGGTGGTCGACCCATCGATCATTTCAGTCATCACAATCATCTACTGCAAGGgtgagaaaaaaaaaaagaaaagatcaGCTGGATTGAGCCTAGGCAGCAAGGGATAAACGTGCGTGTGGTGATCACTCTCCTTGCTGTATGTATGTCAGACGCAAGGGCCGCCCGTGCGATATTAAGCCACGCGATAATCACGCTGTCAAGAGGGGGAAAATATCTTCATCGGAGGGTTTATTCCCTAGCGATATTGCAACGCTTTGACTCTCGTATCTTATTATGGTTAATGACAACGGTAATGGCGGTCATTGGAATGTCCATTGACGTTGACGATTAACGGCCACTGGTGATTACTCTACCGCCAAATTGGTAATCTGTTCGTCTGCCGCTTTACCTTGTAGGAAATGACATATCGTGTCTCACTCCCAAATCGACGTGCCCCCCCGATTGGGGTTACACCCTGCAGCCCTGCAGCGAGCCAAGTCCACTGAGAAGTGATAGCTACGGCATTCCTTTCAGCTTTCCTTTTGTGAACAGAAACGGAAGTCTTCAGATTCAGGCACGAATACAGGCGTACGTCATCCGCCTACTAGCGACGCCTCTTTCACGATGGCTTCGTGACGGGAAGAATTCCGCTAAGCTATCTAAACTGCGGCACAGTGAAGCTACCAGGGGCTTGGACGAGTACCCGGCTCAAGATCACCAGTTAAACTCATCGATACGATTATGCATCGTGATCCTTTCCATGTCAACGGCGCTGCTCAATGTAACCATGTCGGTAGAGACTAGAGTTCATGTCAGGAACACACTAGCTCAACCCGCTAAATTAGCTCTCGTTAACTTCCGTCCCCCAAACCACACCCAGATCACGATCTTGGAAAGCTTCCCCTTTCACCGCGATCGGGACCTGAGCGTTGGGACACAAACCGCCATTGGACCGTAAAGTTGATCGACCAGTTCCTCAGCAGCTAAGATTGGCGTTACTTCGAAAATGACGACTCATATTGACGGGCAGGGGACTTAGGTAGGGATGTAATACGAAACAGAACGAAACGAAACAAAAAGCAATCAACACCCTCTGCCCGGGCGTATACTAGCCACTCAATGGAATAGGTCATTGTCTCATTCTTGCTTTTCCATCTGAGCCGTGGCTTATTACGCATTCGCGCTACCGGCAGCACTGCATCATAGGCAGTTACGTACAGTATTACGGCATGGTCCCTTCGAAAATGCCGACTCAACATCTTAACCTCGTTGACGACGAGATGGattctcaacctccaccCATTCCCCTGCGAGCGCAAACACCAAGACGACAAGTTGCGATGAAGCAAAGGTATTTTATACTCCAATTGGGTGATCGAGAAGCAACACTGACAGTTTAGCTTTGAGACGCAGGATTTAGGCGACGGAATGGCAAATTTCGACCCAGAGCTTTTACAGGCACCATCATCGAGAGCCTCGAGCCGAGCCATGTCGTACCGAACGCAAGAATCGCAAATATGGTCACATAAAGACAGAGATGCATCGTCAATCTCGTCTGTATACGTCCCTACACATCTTCCTGCGCTGCAAGCAAAAGGCGCTGGCCTGGATCGTGATGGACTGGAGCCTTTGACCGAGGAGGAGTATGACCCCGCGTCATTCGACCTCGTCGTTCCGGCGCATGCGATGGGAAAACAGTATACACTCGAGACACAATCCGAGCTGCTTTTCTCAGTGAAGCATCTGTCTGTCATCTTCGACGACCCTGTTCTTCTGCAGCGCTTCACGAACTTCCTGTCTGCGTCGCGGCCGAGTTCAGTCCCCCTCTTGACGTACTACCTCGACACGCTCAAGGCGATGAAGGCAATTAATTACGCCAATTCGCTGACCGGATCGCTCAAGACAATTGATGGCCATGATTTCACAGCCGATCCTGTCACGGCGACTGTCAACGAGGCATTGGCGAAGCGGGCTACCGAGGCTTTCCAAGCCATGGTGAACCATGACCTACCTGCGTACATCACCCACACATACATTCAGACTGTCAGCATCACGATCAAGAGAAGAATAACGGACACACTGGCACCTCAATTGCGCGACCTATCAGAAGGTTTGGCAGAGGTGTTCTGTTTGACAGACCCATCGAGATCCGACAACCCAATTGTTTTCGCAAGTGAAGGTGAGTTACTGTCGGCACAACCGTGTCGCAAATGCTAACAGGATCGCAGAGTTCCACAGAACAACTCAGTATGGTATGGACTATGTCCTCGGCCGCAACTGTCGCTTCCTTCAAGGCCCGAAGACGAACCCCTTCAGCGTCAAGAGAATCCGAGAAAAGCTCGCAGCCGGCCAAGATCACTGCGAAACATTCCTCAACTACCGTCGCGATGGATCCCCATTCATGAACTTGCTCATGGTTTCTCCGCTGTACGACTCTCGCGGCGTTGTGCGATACCATCTCGGTGCCCAAGTCGACGTCTCCGGCCTCGTCAAGGAATGCGCTGGCCTGGACTCACTGGAGACACTGATGGCGGATGAGAATCCCGAGAACGAGCGCTACCCTGGCGAGTCGGagcaaagaaagaagaatgaggagaaAGACGAGTTCCAAGAGTTGGCTGAGATGTTTGATCTCGCTGAGCTCAAGACTGTTCGCGAAGCAGGCGGTGCGTTCCACCGTACGCACCAGCAAGATGTTCGACAAACAGACGCAGTCCCTGCGAATTGGAACAAGCCTCGCCTGGTCTTCCGCGACGATGCCACCATCAATCGACGCCCTTCAGATCCCGTCCTCCACGACACAGCCATGGCAAGCTTCGGTGGCCGCCTCAGTGGTATCTACAAACACTACCTCCTCGTCCGGCCCTACCCCAGTCTCCGCATTCTGTTTGCCTCACCGTCCCTCCGCGTGCCCGGCATGCTGCAGAGTTCATTCCTCTCCCGCATTGGTGGCTCAGACCGCGTCCGCGAAACCCTCACCCAGGCCTTCGCGGGCGGCAACGGTCTCACCGCCAAGATCCGATGGCTCTCCAAGGCAGAAGTACAGACTAAGAACCGTAACTCTCGCGCCATGGATCATTCTGCCAGTGGGGATGGtggtcaagctcctcctgcAAACCCAGGCCGTAACCGCTGGATCCACTGCACGCCTTTGTTAGGTTCAAATGGAGCTGTTGGTGTTTGGATGGTCGTTCTTATTGATGATGAGTCGGATCAGGCTTTTATGCGAGGCTTGAGGAGAGAGGCCCCGCCTGTGCAGCCGCAGCCtgttcagcagcagcagcagccacaGGCGTCGCATGAGCTGtatggcgacgatgataagATGAGTTTGAGTAGTTTTGCAGCTGCGCACAGGAATATCTGAGGTAGGTGACGGACCCGGGCTTGTGAGAGTAGATTTATGAGTACACGAGCATAGCCCTGTCATTTTAGGGCCATACAGTCATATTAATGATaccttcttttttctttcttttgtaaAACTGCCCTCATCCTGGTGGGGTCTTCGTTCAACGCCTCATTAATACCCATGAAGCAAGGTCATGACCCACTACAGGCCACCTTGCTATTCTTCCAGTGGTTTTCTATAGGAGTTACGTCAGAGAACCTTCCATGACATTCCTAAATCGATTTAGTGAATCCTTTGACAGTTTTGACAGTTTACGCGGCCCGGGCCGGGCGGGAACCTACTTAACGTTGTTCTGGAAGCTGGAATGCACCGTTGATGCTAGACTGGCATAAGCGGTGATGAGTTGTGAAGAATGTCAGCGACAGGGCAGTCTTGGATTGATTCCAAAGACAACCTTCTTACAAATAAACAATGCCTGCATACCGAGACAAGTCCGACATGACCTGACTTCTGAAGAGATTGTTCACTAATCGGTGTCATTTACCCAATTCCGTGACCCTTGGGGACCTCCAACTAATACCCCGATAATTCCCTTGCATGGACATCAAATCGACTTTGTAATGTCACTCAATCATCATCGCGCCAAGTCAAACACTATCATCCTGACACGTGAGATTGCGACATATACCCCgcggatgatgatggagccgTATGCCCAAACTGGAAAGGAGCGCCGATGATATAACGTTAGTGTAACATGCGTATTCAACGagtataaaaggtattatacAGATGCCACCGATTCTGATTCAGAATACCAATTCAAGAAATACTcccaacctcatcaagccCTTCATCAATTCACTCCAACATGTCTTCTTCAATCGTCCCAGAGTATGAGGCTGCGAATGAGCAGTATGCCGCAGCCTTCAACAAAGGAGAccttgctcttcctccatctcggTATGACATCCGAGTTCTGAATTTCCTTCACTGCTAATAGATCGCAGTCACGTCGCTGTCGTTGCTTGCATGGATGCTCGTCTCGACCCAGCTCAGGTTCTCGGGATCGAGCTTGGCTCGGCCCACGTAATCCGCAATGCAGGCGGCCGAGCTGCAGATGCTCTCCGCTCTGTCATCATCTCCCAGCAGCTCCTTGGAACCCGAGAGATTGTCATTGTTCATCATGTTGGTCCTTACTCTCCGTCTAAACTTCCGTGACTAACCTGTTATAGACTGACTGCGGCATGCTCACCTTCTCCGATCTGGATCTCAAGACAAAGGTTCGTAAGGATCTTGGTGAAGACGTTGATCACATTGCTTTCCTCCCTTTCGGAGACCTTGAACAGAGTGTCCGTGACGATATCACTTTCTTGAAGAAAAGTCCTCTTGTTCTGGATGTTCCTATCACAGGCTATATCTATGATGTTAAATCTGGCAGGATCAACAAGGTTGATGCTTAAATTTAGCCTACGAAGAGGAATCGTTGGGAGTTAGGGAGTTAGTGGGGTGAGCTGTTTGGAGATGAAACCAGGTCGTGGCGTCGTGATGATGTGTTCAAGGTGATATCGGAGAGACTTcaaatagtaatctattgTGACTATCCTCTTATAAGTAGACTTAATGACCGCGGTAGGGCTCAAAGATTGAAAAGTAGAAAGGTAAAATCAGCCCAGCAGGCTTCTAGTCGAAGTTACACAAAGGGAATGTGACAAATGAAACAGCATGTATATGATCCATGATTGATCCGTCACTGGTCGACCTGAAGATCTTCAATGATCTTGTCAGCGGCTGCAAGAGCGAAACAAGCAGCAGTGAGGGTAGGATTGCAAGCATTCTGGGTAGGAATGACACCGCAtcctccaagaacaaggttATCAACGCCCCAAGCCTTGCCGTTCTTGTTGACAACACTATCAGCTGAAGTGCTGCCCGCGCGGTATGTGCCGCAGATATGGAGAGCAGATCCAGGAGCGAGGTACTTGGGCTCAGCACCAGGAAGGAAGCCGCCAAGCTTTCTAGCAACATCGATCATGCTGAcagaggaaaagagaacaCAGGTTAGCATTGTACTGCACATTTGTGCGACGCAGGGACTTACTCTGTAATCATTCGCTTGCAGCGCTCTTCCGCTTCCTCAtccaagatgaagttgaagattggCTGTTTCAGAACGTCAGCTCAGACATGATATGTATGACGAATTTTGGTTCCACATACCTGAGGCATTCCAAACTGATCTTTGGTCTCGGTAGAGAATGTGACACAGTTCTCATATTCAGGTTTCATGTAGCCAAACCAGCGAAGATCGACAACGAGGCGTTGATCGATGTTGGACGGGACTTCGCCATAGCCAAAGGCATCACGATGAATCTGAGTATGCCAAGGATATTTCTCGGACACCGGGAAGTAAACCTGAGGGTCAGGATCGTTGAAGGGAAAGGGGAGCGGGTCATTCTCATGCGCTGCAGTGTGAGTTTTGACAGCCTCTTCGTCCCGGACACTGTTGACTAGAGTCCTATCAAGGACGACTTGACAAAACGCCATAGGCTGCTCAGTCAAGTAATGGCCCTGGAGATCTCTGTCAGACTAAGTTGCGGTGCTTGTTCGATGAGTAATCCTACCAGCATAGGCAGCTTGCCCTTCAACTTAGACTTGTACAAAATACCCGGAGTAAGAACGGCACCGGCACAGACGACgtacttcttggcctcgatgTAGTACTCTTTGTTGTTTTCAAGGTCGTTGATCACGGCGTAGTGAATCTGGCCCAGGGCATCCACTTCAAGCCTGTCGCACTGGGTGTTGGGCCTGATGTCGAACAGTCGTTCTTCGCCCTTATAAAAGTACTCTGGCGTAGACAGCTCACCAAGAATGGTAGCAGTGCAAGACCACTCAACGTACTCTTTGTTACCTTGTTTGCGTTTGCAGGCCAACGGCATGCTCTTCATCTCACGATCGGGATAGGCCTCCGTAAGGACGCGCTTGACGAGCCTCTGGCGAACAGAATCATCAAAAGCGTCGTcggtcttcttgaagagcttctcagCCCGACTGTAGAGAGCGTTCCACTCACTGTCGCTGAAAAGGTCAGACCGTTCAATCCCCTTGTGCTGTCGAGGGGTGCAGCATGTCCAGTGAGATCCCATACCGCCAACAACACGAGTTGCGGCTGCGGCAGGTAGGTTACCATAGGCCTTCTGCTCCGGGTTCTGACCATTAAGGACATAGGCTGAGTCAGTAGGTCTTTTCAGGTTAGTGTAAGCCCtgtcaagaagaggatgttACCTACCTGCGAGACCAGGATGCTGGCTCAATCACAGGCCTTGCGGAATTGGTTGGCACCGACAGTGGGTGCAGCTCTCCCTACACACGATATAAGTTAAAACCCCACACAACTTTTGGGTTGCCATACCTTAACAGTGCTAGATTCGGTATTAGACTTTGAAGATTAAAGGGCGTTGGACTGGATAGACTCACTTCGTGAACAAGCTGATATCCTTCTGAACTGCAACGCTATTCTTCTTATGATCGCCGACACGGCGAGTTTCCCTTTCTCACAGTGAGCAGCTGCGCATATATCCGTTCATGCAAGAACTTACTGCTGGCCGATATCAATCATGGTGACCTTGATGCCCTTTTTGACGAGGGTATGAGCGAAGGTGGCACCGATTGGGCCAGAGCCAACAATGAGAACATCGGTCTTTTC
This DNA window, taken from Fusarium fujikuroi IMI 58289 draft genome, chromosome FFUJ_chr11, encodes the following:
- a CDS encoding related to nonphototropic hypocotyl protein 1, whose product is MPTQHLNLVDDEMDSQPPPIPLRAQTPRRQVAMKQSFETQDLGDGMANFDPELLQAPSSRASSRAMSYRTQESQIWSHKDRDASSISSVYVPTHLPALQAKGAGLDRDGLEPLTEEEYDPASFDLVVPAHAMGKQYTLETQSELLFSVKHLSVIFDDPVLLQRFTNFLSASRPSSVPLLTYYLDTLKAMKAINYANSLTGSLKTIDGHDFTADPVTATVNEALAKRATEAFQAMVNHDLPAYITHTYIQTVSITIKRRITDTLAPQLRDLSEGLAEVFCLTDPSRSDNPIVFASEEFHRTTQYGMDYVLGRNCRFLQGPKTNPFSVKRIREKLAAGQDHCETFLNYRRDGSPFMNLLMVSPLYDSRGVVRYHLGAQVDVSGLVKECAGLDSLETLMADENPENERYPGESEQRKKNEEKDEFQELAEMFDLAELKTVREAGGAFHRTHQQDVRQTDAVPANWNKPRLVFRDDATINRRPSDPVLHDTAMASFGGRLSGIYKHYLLVRPYPSLRILFASPSLRVPGMLQSSFLSRIGGSDRVRETLTQAFAGGNGLTAKIRWLSKAEVQTKNRNSRAMDHSASGDGGQAPPANPGRNRWIHCTPLLGSNGAVGVWMVVLIDDESDQAFMRGLRREAPPVQPQPVQQQQQPQASHELYGDDDKMSLSSFAAAHRNI
- a CDS encoding probable carbonic anhydrase; translated protein: MSSSIVPEYEAANEQYAAAFNKGDLALPPSRHVAVVACMDARLDPAQVLGIELGSAHVIRNAGGRAADALRSVIISQQLLGTREIVIVHHTDCGMLTFSDLDLKTKVRKDLGEDVDHIAFLPFGDLEQSVRDDITFLKKSPLVLDVPITGYIYDVKSGRINKVDA
- a CDS encoding related to Pyranose 2-oxidase; the encoded protein is MVHKPTPSPSSASDTFHLEKTDVLIVGSGPIGATFAHTLVKKGIKVTMIDIGQQETRRVGDHKKNSVAVQKDISLFTNTVKGELHPLSVPTNSARPVIEPASWSRRPTDSAYVLNGQNPEQKAYGNLPAAAATRVVGGMGSHWTCCTPRQHKGIERSDLFSDSEWNALYSRAEKLFKKTDDAFDDSVRQRLVKRVLTEAYPDREMKSMPLACKRKQGNKEYVEWSCTATILGELSTPEYFYKGEERLFDIRPNTQCDRLEVDALGQIHYAVINDLENNKEYYIEAKKYVVCAGAVLTPGILYKSKLKGKLPMLGHYLTEQPMAFCQVVLDRTLVNSVRDEEAVKTHTAAHENDPLPFPFNDPDPQVYFPVSEKYPWHTQIHRDAFGYGEVPSNIDQRLVVDLRWFGYMKPEYENCVTFSTETKDQFGMPQPIFNFILDEEAEERCKRMITDMIDVARKLGGFLPGAEPKYLAPGSALHICGTYRAGSTSADSVVNKNGKAWGVDNLVLGGCGVIPTQNACNPTLTAACFALAAADKIIEDLQVDQ